The following proteins are co-located in the Primulina tabacum isolate GXHZ01 chromosome 11, ASM2559414v2, whole genome shotgun sequence genome:
- the LOC142519672 gene encoding uncharacterized protein LOC142519672: MSLRGAELKYSEVEKIALALVMTARKLRPYFFSHPIVVLTNSSLGIIMTHAEVSGRMVKRTVELGEYDIEYKPRVAIKAQALTDFLIEMIQPEEEEVWRVFVDGASNLLGCGVGVVLIAPSGERIKLALRIDSRVTNNEAEYETVLAGLQVVREVGASRVIIYSDSQLVTQQIKGTYEAKNEKMLKYLGLITARATSLTDWSIEQIPREENEEADTLAKLAASMLDTSTREVMCFTRLVLSVDEEAPPARKSSWMTPIIEYMVHAKLPDDKTQVWKIKKQAPRFVLLNDVLYRRSYQGHLLKCLSEDEVEYILREIHEEFCGEHLGGTALSRKTILAGF, translated from the coding sequence ATGTCCCTTCGAGGAGCAGAATTGAAATATAGTGAAGTAGAAAAAATAGCCCTGGCCCTGGTGATGACTGCCCGGAAGCTGAGGCCTTATTTCTTCTCACATCCAATTGTGGTTCTCACCAATTCTTCACTCGGGATAATCATGACACATGCTGAAGTCTCGGGAAGAATGGTCAAACGGACAGTAGAGCTCGGGGAATATGACATTGAATATAAACCTCGAGTTGCTATCAAAGCTCAGGCCTTAACGGATTTCCTGATAGAAATGATTCAACCGGAAGAGGAGGAAGTGTGGAGAGTCTTCGTCGATGGGGCATCAAATTTGTTAGGGTGTGGAGTTGGGGTGGTTTTAATTGCTCCATCAGGAGAGAGAATCAAGTTGGCTCTAAGAATCGATTCTAGGGTCACCAACAACGAAGCTGAGTATGAAACCGTTCTGGCAGGGTTGCAAGTTGTCCGGGAAGTCGGTGCTTCCCGGGTCATTATTTATTCTGATTCTCAACTAGTCACCCAACAAATAAAAGGGACGTATGAAGCCAAGAATGAAAAAATGCTCAAGTATTTAGGGCTCATCACGGCCCGGGCAACATCTCTAACCGACTGGAGCATTGAACAGATTCCTAGAGAAGAGAATGAGGAGGCTGATACCTTAGCCAAATTGGCTGCCTCTATGTTGGACACAAGCACCCGGGAAGTCATGTGTTTTACCCGATTAGTACTCTCTGTTGATGAGGAAGCACCACCAGCTCGGAAAAGCTCATGGATGACTCCTATAATTGAGTATATGGTCCATGCCAAGCTCCCGGACGATAAAACTCAAGTTTGGAAAATCAAAAAACAAGCACCTAGGTTTGTCCTTTTGAATGATGTTTTGTACAGGCGATCATATCAGGGTCATTTGCTCAAATGCTTATCAGAAGATGAAGTAGAATATATCCTCCGAGAAATACACGAAGAGTTCTGTGGTGAACATCTCGGTGGAACTGCCCTGTCTCGAAAAACTATATTAGCTGGATTTTGA
- the LOC142519673 gene encoding uncharacterized protein LOC142519673 yields MMLSLFKPEWLITDVLRVFVDNGSSVNVIFKEALVQMDLHEYRLEAVETALFGFAGHVVYLEGEITLPLTLGTEDLRKTVVTIFTVVDAPSSYNIILGRPTMNEMRAVASTYHQKIKFPVRGQVEEVKGDQPSSRKYYGETVRVDQKKARREDKGKVVKRVEEAAKEREVHFVAEEEQEALEIEPGKHIRELAGILPQVAEHKLNILPGSRPMKQKKRYFGPEKDKVIDEQVGELLRAGHIWEVQFPTWLSNVVLVPKATGKWRMCVDFRDLNKAYPKDCYPLPQIDQLVDSTSRCELLSFLDAYQGYHQIPLAHEDQDKASFITSGGTFCYVVMPFGLKNAGAT; encoded by the exons ATGATGCTCTCGTTATTCAAGCCCGAGTGGCTAATTACTGATGTGTTGAGAGTATTCGTTGACAATGGCAGCTCTGTCAATGTCatcttcaaggaagcattggtTCAGATGGATTTACACGAGTATCGATTAGAGGCGGTGGAGACTGCTCTATTTGGCTTTGCGGGTCATGTAGTGTACCTTGAAGGGGAAATAACCTTGCCACTGACCTTGGGAACTGAGGATTTGAGGAAGACAGTCGTGACAATCTTTACAGTGGTGGATGCCCCGTCCTCGTACAACATCATCCTGGGGAGGCCGACTATGAATGAGATGAGAGCCGTGGCCTCCACTTATcatcaaaaaattaaatttccagTACGAGGGCAAGTCGAGGAAGTCAAGGGAGATCAGCCCTCTTCTCGGAAGTATTATGGGGAGACTGTCCGAGTGGATCAGAAGAAGGCAAGGAGAGAAGACAAGGGGAAGGTAGTGAAACGAGTGGAGGAGGCGGCCAAGGAAAGGGAAGTACATTTTGTTGCAGAAGAAGAGCAGGAAGCGTTGGAGATTGAGCCAGGAAAGCATATCCGG GAACTAGCCGGGATCTTGCCACAGGTGGCTGAGCATAAGTTAAATATCCTCCCGGGATCCCGGCCCATGAAGCAGAAAAAGAGGTATTTTGGCCCGGAAAAAGATAAAGTCATTGATGAGCAGGTGGGAGAGCTGTTACGAGCCGGCCACATTTGGGAGGTTCAATTCCCCACttggctctcgaatgtggtTCTTGTTCCAAAAGCTACTGGAAAATGGAGGATGTGTGTAGATTTTCGGGACTTGAATAAAGCCTACCCCAAGGACTGTTATCCACTCCCCCAGATTGATCAACTGGTGGACTCAACGTCCAGGTGCGAGTTATTAAGCTTTCTGGATGCTTACCAAGGGTACCACCAAATCCCTTTAGCTCatgaagatcaagataaagccaGCTTTATAACTTCCGGGGGCACTTTCTGCTATGTAGTGATGCCCTTTGGATTGAAGAATGCTGGGGCCACGTAG